A genomic region of Papaver somniferum cultivar HN1 chromosome 7, ASM357369v1, whole genome shotgun sequence contains the following coding sequences:
- the LOC113295987 gene encoding uncharacterized protein LOC113295987, producing MDIDEESVFTGRVRTNVVAQEQPVMIWDQKDFEGDELNRKKAGLLFPYHLGVAEDQIATRVDNDASAVVAENMADITNTNQISTITKDIENQAMGIFLLKQVHNKRSILRRMLLTNKQTCKNKYALNCWIQLCLLVSKNSQMQNAHTHSILLKQHVPKIEERESTFFEQHIVTKDILQLTLT from the exons ATGGATATTGATGAGGAATCCGTTTTTACTGGAAGGGTTAGAACAAATGTGGTGGCTCAAGAACAACCGGTGATGATTTGGGACCAAAAGGATTTTGAGGGAGATGAACTGAACAGGAAAAAGGCAGGTCTTCTATTTCCTTATCATCTTGGTGTTGCTGAGGACCAGATTGCTACGCGTGTGGATAACGATGCCTCTGCAGTTGTTGCTGAAAACATGGCAGACATTACAAATACCAATCAG ATCAGTACAATTACAAAAGATATTGAAAATCAGGCAATGGGCATTTTTTTGTTAAAGCAAGTCCATAACAAAAGAAGCATTTTGAGAAGGATGTtattaacaaacaaacaaacatgtaAAAACAAGTACGCCTTAAATTGCTGGATCCAATTGTGTTTATTAGTTTCAAAGAATTCTCAAATGCAAAACGCTCACACCCACTCAATTTTGTTAAAGCAACATGTACCAAAAATAGAAGAGAGGGAATCTACATTTTTCGAGCAGCATATTGTAACAAAGGATATATTGCAATTGACGCTAACTTGA
- the LOC113295988 gene encoding F-box/kelch-repeat protein At3g06240-like, giving the protein MGLLYEVSTRNKASEIEAQFYFSKQNSDEHVDGTLRKLDHGLIIPPSVFKNFMVGSCNGLVCYAYNQMFDNYYDETKVYFCNLVTDEHIQLQTTIKWNIGTCWRKNTIGFGYARSGNEYKVVSICVDPSQPANVQVYTLGGGGTAWRNKMGVFAGGALYWMDQSNGLQPKRILAFDLEQERFELHPSIPFLLCDSSCVRIMELRGNLCLLEVVPSKHVVIWESTYRKTVKCTQKQHRVDDSDWLKKFSIAWEDYGCRLEPFALSNSEKGLLWYNVILSCYDSETKYFEKGR; this is encoded by the exons ATGGGTTTACTTTATGAGGTTTCAACCCGTAATAAGGCCAGTGAAATTGAAGCACAATTCTACTTTTCAAAACAAAATAGTGATGAACATGTCGATGGAACACTTAGGAAGCTAGACCACGGATTAATCATCCCACCATCTGTTTTCAAAAATTTCATGGTTGGATCTTGCAACGGGTTGGTTTGTTATGCTTACAACCAGATGTTCGACAACTACTACGATGAGACAAAAGTTTATTTTTGCAATCTTGTCACTGATGAGCACATTCAACTTCAGACTACTATTAAATGGAACATCGGTACTTGTTGGAGGAAAAACACGATTGGATTCGGTTACGCTCGTTCTGGTAACGAGTACAAGGTTGTTAGTATCTGCGTGGATCCTTCGCAGCCTGCCAATGTTCAGGTGTATACCCTCGGGGGTGGTGGTACTGCGTGGAGAAACAAAA TGGGTGTTTTTGCGGGTGGAGCTCTTTACTGGATGGATCAATCCAATGGACTGCAACCAAAAAGGATTCTTGCTTTTGATTTGGAACAGGAGAGGTTTGAATTGCACCCATCAATACCTTTTCTTTTATGTGACAGTAGCTGTGTCAGGATCATGGAATTGAGAGGGAATTTGTGTCTCCTAGAAGTAGTTCCAAGTAAACATGTCGTTATTTGGGAGTCCACGTATAGGAAGACTGTCAAATGTACACAAAAACAGCACAGGGTCGACGATTCGGATTGGCTTAAGAAGTTTAGTATAGCATGGGAAGACTACGGCTGCAGGCTTGAGCCATTTGCGCTATCAAATAGCGAAAAAGGTTTGTTGTGGtacaatgtgattctttcttgTTATGACTCTGAAACTAAATACTTTGAGAAAGGCAGATGA